The nucleotide sequence GAAAAAAAGATCTGGGCAAGGCTAGTGGCACAGAGATTCACCACATGCCTGTTGATAAATCTGATCAAAATGCTAGCGTGGACAGTTCAGTTAACAGGGAAGGGGAAAAGACCGGGTTGAAGAATATCAACAACAGTGTTATGGTTGGTGCTGTTACAGCTGCCCTAGGGGCATCTGCATTGTTCGTGAATCACCAGGTAATATGTTCATTTATTCAGACatttttagttttcttaaaaTGGTAGCTATACAAGTAGATGCCCATGCAAAATTGTTTTTAGGGATTTGTATTTCTTAAACTACTGTCCAACTTGGTAGTTACCAGACAGCATAGTGTTGTATTTGAGATAACTTACAGAAAACTTCCTGTTTCTATTGAGGCAGCTGTATCATCATTATTCCCATTGCTTTACATGATCTTGTTCAAAATCAGTTACTTTGTATTTACCTTCTCTTTGGTGTTCTGTTATTGTTCTCAATACGAGAGCTGCCTAAGATGATGTCCATGTCACTATGTCAGATTCCATTGCCTTATCCtctattgttttgtttatttgattttgttcttTGTGATGACAAAAATCAGCTGACTTTAtctgttttttttatgttgctACTTATTATGCATATATACAAACACACAGGATTCGTACAAAGGTGATGAAACTTCTGGCGAGAGTTTGTCCAAGTCATTGGTGAAAGGTAAAGGTCAGAAGGAGCCTGACAAGTTTGAAGAGGCTGAGAAAAACCAAAGTAACATTGTCACAAGTCTCGCTGAGAAAGCCATGTCAGTTGCTGCTCCTGTGGTACCCACCAAGGAAGGTGGTGAAGTGGATCAAGAAAGGTATTAGCACAAAACATATGTATTTCCAATATATAGAGACGTACCACTTCTTTCTTTTACTAATTTTGTAACCCCTTTGCAAATAGATTGGTCGCAATGTTGGCAGACTTGGGACAAAGGGGTGGCATGTTGAGGTTAGTTGGAAAAGCTGCTTTGCTTTGGGGTGGTCTACGTGGTGCGATGAGTTTGACCGATAAGCTTATCCAATTTCTTCATATAGCTGAGCGTCCCTTAATCCAGAGGTATTGTGTAGGTTAATTCTAATTCCTGCtttagaaaagaaagagaatctTTATCTCGAAATTATTTAGAGTACAAATTTCTATGTTCAAGAAGTTAATCTTGCATGCCAATCCATATAGTTTACGACTATTAAGAGAGTTTCAAAGTGGAACTTTTATATGTATGTTGCATCATGCATTCGTGAAATCAGTGATCTGATTTCCCTTAGTTTGTTAAGTTCCTTTGGTTTGCATGGtgatctttttatttatgtacAAAAATTTGTTCTTGATTATTTTAGTTCCTGATATGTTCTTTTATCCTGATTTGCTTCTGTAGAATTTTTGGGTTTGTCGGTATGGTTCTTGTTTTGTGGTCGCCAATCATCATtccactacttccatcatttttgcaaagcTGGGCAACCAATACATCCTCTAGATTTGCTGAACTTGCTTGCATTGTTGGCCTCTACACTGCTTTTATGATACTTGTTGTGATATGGGGTAAAAGAATACGTGGATATGAAAATCCTCTTCACAGATATGGGCTAGATTTAACGTCATTTGCAAAGGTATGTGTTAGCTGAAATTGTGGACGTGTACTCTAAGATCATGCAAAATAAGATGGTGTTATTTACTTGCAGTTGTATGATTTTTCATCTCCTTGCTTGCAGTTAGGTGATTTTTTGAAGGGCTTGATTGGTGGAGTTGTCCTTGTTTTGTCAATACACTCTGTAAGCGCACTACTTGGCTGTGTGAATCTTGCCTGGCCTTCTACTCCTTCTTCTTTGGATGCTGTGGCACGGCTCAAAGTGTATACGCAAGGGCTTATGACGGTTGGTCAAGGAGTTGTAGTAGCTACTGGTATTGCTCTTGTGGAAGAATTGCTTTTCAGGGCATGGCTGCCCCAAGAAATTGCTGCTGATCTTGGATATCATCGAGGAATAATTATATCAGGACTTGTGTTCGCTTTATCCCAGAGGTTGCTTtctattcattttattttactcATCGCCTCCTAGAACCAGTGCTTTCTTTTTGTCTTCTGTATGGTAACTGGAATCGATATTTGCTATACCTTTTAGCTTTTTAGGTGGCCTCAGTTTCTGCTATTGTTGTGCCATGCACAAGATACGTGCAATGCAATACCGGAATCTTCTATATAATGCTTTCTGCTGACGACGTGCAAGACAAATCTAACAGTTCTTTATATTTCAATGGAATTTCAGGTCTCCGCTATCAGTACCAGGACTATGGCTTCTATCTTTGAGTTTAGCAGGTGCTCGGCAAAGAAGCGAAGGCAGCCTTGCGATTCCAATTGGGTTACGTGCAGGAATTATCGCTTCAAGTTTCATCATACAGAGAGGTGGCTTCCTAACCTACCGGGCTAACTTTCTTCCTTGGATTATGGGGACACAGCCATTCCAACCGTTTAGTGGGCTAATTGGTTTTGCATTCACCTTAGTTTTAGCACTAGTTCTGTACCCTACACAGCCTCTTCGTAAAGAGAATGTGGAAAGGACAATTGAAGAATTTAAAAAACAGCACGGTGGTGAATAGTGTGGCGGTCTTCATGCTTACCGGTAGTGTTTGCCCGGATACTTATGCCTTGTAGCAGAAACAGCCGCAGGTCACCGGAATCAAGTATGGGAGATTCAGAATGGAAATGTTGCTCAAAAGTTCAGAGTGCTTCATGTGACCATTTCGTCGCCAATGCTACAACTCGCCAAGGCGATGGACGTGGTGTATATATTTACGACCTCATACGCGCTGCAGGCAAATTTTGTAACTAGGTTTTTCCTGTACGTTACATTTGTAATTCCTGAGTATGTAAATTCATTCTTATTCCGATTCTATGTACGtaaacaagaaataaaaatgacaaCCTGCCATTTTTTTGTAAATCTCCATTCGATCCTTACACGTAAGATCTAACCATTAATTTTCCGAACCAATTCCATATCACGAATGAAATTTTGTATTTACAGAATGGTAATTTTGTATTTACAGAATGGTCTATGTAATTACAGAAATTGATTCAAATTGTTATGAACCATAAGAGAGTGGAATCCCAGTGGTCTGAATCCAATCACTTTCACCATGCAAAAACAAGCCAACTGTAAACTGCCTCACAATCTCCTCACTGCAATTCCTTTTATACCCTCCCCAATTTACCCTTTGCCTTGTGTCTGATCCAGGTCCAAAGTTCAAGTACTCAATGTACTCCACCGTGTCCACAGTGGTAAATTCATCCCACTTTGACCACCCCTGTGGGTGTATCAAGTCCCCCAGATAGCTCCTCATCACAACTGTCCTTGAGTAGTTCCTCCATGGCCTTCCCAAAAATGCTGTGATAGTTTGCCTCTCGGTCTTGTTGAATTCCGGCGCAGCCACAATGGTGCATTTTTGCAGTGAAATGCCGGTGTTCTGATTCGGGTCCGTTCTGCCTTGTGCAGTGATCATAACTTTCTGTCCGGGGATTGGTTTTCGGACAATCACCCTGCAGCGTTGGAAGACTGCAGCTGCATTACCAAAAATGAAATCAATCGTGCCTTCGATGATGCAGTTGCGGTAGAATTGGCGGAGTGAGTGGACGTAGAGGGTGTCTTGGTATGAACTGAAGTTGCAGCGGTAGAATGCAGAGTTTGAGGTCACTCTTGCAGCAACTGCCTGGAACTTTTCTGAGCCTGCTGTGTTGGTTATCGTCAGGTCCCTAGCTAGGAACTTGTCCCCGATTACAGCTGCAAAGACCGAAAACACAAAAAGGGTTTAACTTTCCATCATCAAATCTCAGATACACATCTCAAAAATGCCAAGAACACAACAGTTCAAATGATTTTCGGAGCCACGAAAATAAGACATACTTAAACCCTAGCTATGAACTTGTCCCTAATGACAGCTGCAAACATCGAAAACACGAAAAAAGTTTTAACTTTCTTCAATCAAATTTCAGAcacatgtaaaaaaaattgccaaGAACACGTCAAGATTAaattaattactaatttttgGAACTGGAAAAATGTGGCATTCTTAAACCCTAGCTAAGAACTTGTCCTCAATTACAGCTGCAGCtatccaaaaacacaaaaaggcCTTAACTTTCTCATCATATTCcgcatacaaataaaaaaaatgccaaGAACACacttgaatcaaaaccaacTAATAATATTCGGAACCGAAAAAATGTGACATACTTAAAGTGGCTGTAGCAAAGGTGGAAAATCCATCTGCAAAGCTCTTAGACCCTGTGATTATGGTTGATTTCATCCCTTCTCCAACAAGCATGATATTAGACTTTACTCTGGCGATCTCTACAGTCTCATTGTAAACCCCGGAATTTATTCTAATTACAAATCTGTCCATGCTAAAATTAGGAGCCACCTTCAGAGCTTCACCAATGGTTTCATAATCTCCACTCCCATCGGCAGCAACAACAATGTCAGCCCTTATTCTTGGCACTAATCTCTGCATCAGATTTCGATCACCCGGCAGCATCCATTTCGGAAACCTCTTCTTCGATGATTTCTTGGTAGTACTGCTACTAACCCTCTTCTGCGAATTCAGAATCTGTTCTTGGTTTCTGATCATTGCCAAGCAATTACTCATCGACTCGGAAATCGGACTCAGCAGCCCTTGCAAGTGACCTTTGAGACCCTTTTGGTTTTCGGAGTCCAACTCCTCCAACTCAAAGAACCCATCAATGCAAGTGTTCTGATTCGTCATTGCAGCGCTCAGAAGGGTCTTGAGGTTGCCGTAAGACACACGCAAACCGTGCAAATCTTCGATTGCCTGGCCTAGTTCGTAAAGGGTTTGGTCTAACATCTCCAAGCAATCTCTCAGCGCATTCCTTTCTTGGACATACAATT is from Pyrus communis chromosome 10, drPyrComm1.1, whole genome shotgun sequence and encodes:
- the LOC137746808 gene encoding pectinesterase-like codes for the protein MNKLIIFFPSLTSLLLMSSFSAILHPSLCSSAPSHNHFTAFHHFLETNINRTAASIGTTQQSIRALLRLQELYVQERNALRDCLEMLDQTLYELGQAIEDLHGLRVSYGNLKTLLSAAMTNQNTCIDGFFELEELDSENQKGLKGHLQGLLSPISESMSNCLAMIRNQEQILNSQKRVSSSTTKKSSKKRFPKWMLPGDRNLMQRLVPRIRADIVVAADGSGDYETIGEALKVAPNFSMDRFVIRINSGVYNETVEIARVKSNIMLVGEGMKSTIITGSKSFADGFSTFATATLTVIGDKFLARDLTITNTAGSEKFQAVAARVTSNSAFYRCNFSSYQDTLYVHSLRQFYRNCIIEGTIDFIFGNAAAVFQRCRVIVRKPIPGQKVMITAQGRTDPNQNTGISLQKCTIVAAPEFNKTERQTITAFLGRPWRNYSRTVVMRSYLGDLIHPQGWSKWDEFTTVDTVEYIEYLNFGPGSDTRQRVNWGGYKRNCSEEIVRQFTVGLFLHGESDWIQTTGIPLSYGS